TAAGTTAAATATTTCCTTTCCAGGCTTGCCAATTGGTCATCCTGAAGCTCTTCCGAGTTCAGCCATCATAAAGCGTAGCATGTCTAAATTGAATTTTCCCTCATTTTTTTAAGTACTTAAACAAGTTTTAAAGTACTAATCCAAAAATGTAATGATAAGACAAAATcaaagtaataaaaataaaaaggaaaatccTAACGGGGGAATTCAAATGATGCTTTATATGAAATAATGAAATTCAACTTACACTTTGTTCACAACTTTTTCTCGAGACTCTGCAGGAAATTTAGTTCTCCAATTGACTGGATCCATATTGAGTTCAGCTTGAGCGTGCCTTTAATAATGAGTATCCATAAACAACAGACATTGAGTTAGTCATAAAGCTATGTAAAGGACTTCACAAGCAATAACATTTAAAAGAACAAATAGCACATACAGAAATGCAAATACTAAGGAGAGCTAAATAAACTTTCAAAAAAaccctcccaaatgacaaaCTACAAGTTATTTGTAGCACAATAAATACATGCCTTTGTCTCTGTTAAACATTTTTATTGGTTTCAGGTAATTAAAGCCGCGTACAAAGAAATTTATAGGAAGCATCTCCATTGACTAGATTTAAATAAAATCATTTGCACCTCCCTCAATCAAATGATACTTATAAAAGACCATGGTTAGGAAAGACAGGAGCCCAAATTTATCTCCCTATACAATGGAGACCAAAACTTAGAAGCAACtggtttttattttctctaattaTAGAAGGCAAATAGTAATTCTtcaggtcgtacccagtgcacaaggctcccgctttacgcagggtctgggagaggtaaatgtcggctagccttacccccatttatggagaggctgctcccaagtctcgaacccgagacctaccgctcatggatgAAGGCACTTGctatcgcaccaagtgcgacctctgcAAATAGTAATTCttcatttttaaaaaaaatattaagataATATGTCTTACAAGATCGCATCCTATGTGTATGTTTTCTGTGATGAAATTTTACTTCTGTCCACGACTACATCATTTTAGGATCGCATTAGATTATTATATGGTTAACTGGTAAGTTTCTGATACTAATACATACTTTGTCTCCTGGAACCACAGTGCATTTTAGGTTCAGCATGGAGTTATGACAAAATAAAGCATTACTACAAACAACTAAGGGGAATTATGAAAGATCATAAGGAAAATTCTTAGCAGTTTTCTAAAACGAGCTTGAAGCTGCAGTGCTGCACTACactaaaaccaaaacaaatctGCAGAAGTGTCTCAAATTCTGCAATGTATTACCAATCATAGAATCCGAACATTCAACCTTGACTCATCTACTCAATAGCAGAACAATCAATCAATCATTATATTTCAACAACGAACTATTGCATCAGCATCACTAACTAACAAGTATGTTAGCAACAACTTAACAACTTGTTAGTTAGTGAACACCCACTAATCATCCTCTACTGTATTACTAGCTCTTTCTTCGACTTGTAACAAAAGTAATCTAATTCATACAAGCGGCAAGAGTTTTGTCATTTAAATTCTATTAAGGGAAGCATCGGTGAATGGCTTTCCAACTATATCATATTACAATCATCCCAATTTAGTCTGAGGCCATAGATGAGCAACCACCACTAAACCTCCAAACGGGAGCTTTTTCCAAAATGCATTTTACCCTATTTTGAGTTtcactttgttttttctttttaaatcgTAGAGACCCTCGACCCCTGCATCTAGATTGCACTCTCTCAAGCTCTTGTTCCTCTCCGCTTTCTGTTGttgaattaataaataaataattggcGAACGGGTTGTGGCTTTGGCTTTCCCCTTCTCCAAAACCCCAACAGTTTTCTGATTTtgaaaaccaaaacaaacaaaaaaaatctaaaaactggACAAGTTGCCAAACGACATCTTGATACGTTTCATACTTCTGTTATATAAAACCTCAAAACAAGCGCAgtaaaaaatcccaaaaataaaaacccaaattcaACCATCGAATACATATTTTCAATATACATATAACCAATTCACAGAACCATCACCCAGAAAAATTCACCAAATTAACAGAGACAAACGAAACCCCCCATAGCCAGCCGCAGGTACCCAaataaaaagttcaaaaaataaaaaacagaattAAAAATCTATAGAAAGATTTTATACCTTTTTTGGGTCTTCACAAAACGTCTTGCGAAATCGCAGATTGAAGTAATCAGAAAAAGGGTTTTGCAGAGGACTGGCGGCAGAGGAAAGGGCGACTGATCATCGACTGTGTGCTCAAAAGACTCTTTCCTTTCCCGCCGTTGTGTGAAGTGTACGAGTGTGTGCTTCTCATATATTATTGGCTGTATACGTGCGTAGGTTGGTAAGCTTGATAAGCAAGGAATTAGTGTACGTGTAGATTTGTCACCGGTAAAGGTCATTAAATATAAATCCCCGCCAAGTGTGGATACCGTCCAAATATGGAAGTTGGGTCACATATTGGATATTGTTCCTAttttggtcttttttttttagtacattgcACATGTCCTAAGAATGTTTGCTGTCCGACGTTGTTTTGCATTTCAAAATAACAATAAGCATCTTTTATGGTCGTATATTTCACATCTAATACGAGCGTTACTTGTATATTCTGTTTCATTGCACATTTTTTAAGAACGTTAATCAGTCTGTCAAGGTTCCATATAGATGATTTTTAAATGACTAAGTAATGGTAAGAACATCAATGGCGCAAATATACATCTTTTTGAATTGGGTACATTGCACATGTACTAAGAGCGTTATGCATCTGTTCTATTCAGTTTCATTACACATCTACTAAGAGCATTACAACCACTCGGTAAAATTTGTTTAAGGCAATATTCTAAActattataatttaaaaataaacatgacaTCCACCAAGTAGGGGTGCAACTTGAGAAGGTTGGACAAATTGGATGGTCAATCCAACCCTGACCCAACCTTCACAATTCgggggttgggttgggtttggaTGCATACAAGTTTAGCGGTTCGGGCTTATTCATGTTGGATTCtggtccacacaaatttatcaaGTTCAATCTTATAACaccttgttttgatttttcaaattttgaaccaAACAACGTCAATATTAGTTCAAATTTCATTTACACATCACCATCTGCACAAAAGTTAAAGCAAACAACTTGGAGACTATTTCTAATGTTTCAACCAAGCAAAAttgtaattaatttacaagatatatacCAAAGCTTCAACCAAAAGAAATGCAAAAGTAACACTGTCATTCATTATCCATATGAAAACCAATAATAGCTCCAAGTATACTCATTCCTAAACTTATACATAACTTATGTAATGAAGTGAGATGGGTAATATGTGCATGAGAGAATTCGGGCTCAAGATCGGGTTGGATTTGGGTAGACAAGGGCAGCCAAGGCATCAACCTAACTAAACCCAGTAAATGATCGGGTGGGTTCAAGTTGGATTTAGGCAggatttttctttcattttaaaCCGCTCAATTGGATTTGAAATCCAGTTGGGTATGGACGAATTCAAATTGATCAAACCCAAGTTGCATCTCTATCACCAAGTAGAGAATACATTATCTTTTAAAAGAATTGTACAGGtaccttttattttaataaagttATATTATAACTGTCAAAGTTTGATTAATTAAAACGAATCACTTAGGTTAGTtgaatcacattaggggttcgATACCAATTATCTGTACTGTGGAAGAGAACGGTCATATTAAATTGGAATTACAACTGTATAGGTTTTCCAATATATTCTATCTTACTTTGGGAACCGTGATATGCATCTAGGCGTACTCATGATCAGTGAGGCCCTCGACGATAAGAATAGTTGTTGGTGAAAGGgtgaattaaaaatatattttaaatcattcACTTCCTCGCGGATAAAAACGTAATGGATTGCACACAAAAAATGATAGAGCAataattaatttgattaattggaTAAATGGAGAAATTAATTGAaacaatttcaattaattaaattgGCATTTATACgtttaaaataaaggaaaacgaatgaaaatggcttgaaaactttgagttttaacgataataacaaaataaaaagtaaaataaatagtaccaggtttgattttttagtgtaaaaatatgattttttcgttaaagtgaacagtaccgcagacttttcgttaaaactctcttaaAATAAGTCTCAGAATAGTTTTTGTATTGGCTGAGCACATAGGGCCCTAACCCATAGTGTTTAAATTGAGTTATAAGATGACTAAGTACCAAAAGGCCCACTAACCCATTTTACGAAAAAGAGTTTTTCTAGAGAGAAGTTCAAGCTCCATCAAGCTTGAACTCAAAAGAGTAAAATTGTAAGTCCTCGTTCCTCCTATCGGAGAAAGAGTGAACTAGGTTTAACTCCACCTCTGGGTtcatctttcatctcaaacacTAGGAGGTGTGGAgactttagataaatttttaaaGGAGAATctaaacaaattgaatccaAGTACTAGCTTTTGGGTGAGAGGCTTGGTAGAACACCTACGTAGGCCTTAAACAAAGTTACTTCCACTTGCCATATCTAGCATTGCACGTTGATTTAATTGTTAGGTTTTGTCATGCATGTTACACGTTAAATTTTGAAGTCTCAAGCGTTGAAACTCCTTATGAGACAGAGTAATTCTCATTCATGAGTGTTATAATATGAATGGACAACATAGTTGATATGTCTCACTTTTATAGTATATTAATAAAAAGCAAATACAAGTGTGatattttaattataatatGAGTGGACAACATAATTGAACACCGTCCTAGTGAATTCCAAACAAAACATAATGCCTCCAAGATTTTGCCCATAAGAAAAGTAGTTGAaagttgaagaaacttccaagaGTTGGAAGCCTTCTTGTGTATAACAAATTAAGTCAAAAATAGATAAAATTGTGTGTAGATTAACTACGAACTGCAAGAGTTTGATACAAGTTTCTTGCAGAACAATGAATGTTAAAAAGATTTTTTTCGGGGTCAAACAGATGCTAAAAAGGATTGAGGAACATAATTTCTCTGCTTTCTCTCCTAATTTCAGCAATGACCCTCgtcttgatttttattttttgtgaagaCAACCGCTGATTCGATATAAATTAGTTGATCGTAGTGTATACTTCGTGCTTGTTTCGATTTTTGTACGAACGGGTGGAACTCTGTAATATGCTGGCATTGTTGCGGGAAAGAACATTTGTCTAACTCCTTCGGCTTTAATAATTGGGAATATGATTCCTGATGCACTCTggaaaatgaaaaccaaaacaTTAGTTTCATTAAGTAGAAATTCATATTTGTGTCATTTGTAATATGTCTTAAGTAACAAGCTTGTTGATGAGACAATACTGGGAAGATCATCTGTAAACATACCAAGATCAATCTAGCCCCCAACCACAGGCGTTTTGGTGTAGGGAATGGAATCATTAAGCGGCCGACTCCATACACAGCAACAGCAAAGAAATGGAGAAAGAGGCTGATCGGACGAGGATTAAGACCGGAGAGTAGAGATATTGGGCCGTTTGAACAGACGCCCCCGAGGCTCAAATAATCAAAACAAGCTTCACGCATTTCTTGTCTTGCGGGGTCAGGCGACGTACAAAACACCTTGTAAAGAGCACCGGCCAATGTGTTTATGGTAGATGACACAGGCTGCAATGAAAATTAACCAATTCCATCAGCACATTTTTGAATGCTTGATAACAAGCTCTTGCCTAGAGATATATATCTGACATGTTATGTTGTTAGATTGAGAATCGATGCCTAACATAACAACATAACATGTCAGATTGTCTTATTagagaaattttaattttcatattgcaaatatggcTATATACCTTACGCAGTGTGTAGAATGATTCGAGATAATTGCACAAAGCAGGTGCATCATTGAAATCACTTAGCGGTCTCAGAAGATCTCTAAGAAGAACAATGTCGGAAAGAGCGACAGTCATTCCTCCTCCAGTTAAAGGATGTCTCATGTTGAATGCATCCCCCAATAAAATTGCACCAGGTGTGGGTTGAGGAGCAGCAGGCATGCTTTTGTTTTGCATTGTTCTAATGATTCCTTTATCAACCGCTGCTAGAAAAGCCTTTGAGAGTTGATGGGGAACCTGAAACAACAAATTCCTCAGTCCCTTTTGATCGAAATGACTGGAAATAGGAACATAATTGAGTCATGTAAAATAATAGATACCTGAGGAGCCACGACAGTTTTCAAATACTGAGCCATTTCGCCGTTAGCTACTGAAGGTATTTTTGTGCCGGGTACATCTACCAAACAACGAACCTCGGTGCTACTAATAGGATAAAACAGGATAGGTGAAGGGTCTCCCAAGATCACATGTCCATGGTTTGCATGAGGAAGCTCACAGTTCTCCAAGATCAACCCGACAAAGCAGGACGGATTTTCAATCTGCAGTATTTAGACAAGTTAGTCTTGGTCTCATGAAAGAGCAAACAAATCCATGCTAAAACTTGAAGGAAATGCTCGAGTTTCTAAAGACCGAATAATTTACATTTGGAGAAGAGATAGAGCGGCGCAGATTTGAAAAGCAGCCATCGCATACTATTGTTAGGGGAGCATATGTTATCATCTCCTCTCCTGCCTTGTTCTTGTACATCACTCCTTGGATGGTgcccttttcttcaagaagtGTAGTAACTGTTCCTTGTTCCAGTTTCACACTGTAGAGAAAATATTGTGATAAGTAAGAGGTACAAAACAGATTACATCAAAACAATCAAAACCAAGAAACATGGAAATGATCTTCGCATCATTATATTCTGAAGGAAAATGGAAATTACGTACTTTGGAAGAGCTGCGGCCCTTTCGCGCATTCTTTGGATGAAACGCCCGTTGTGAAAACTTCTTCCCGCTATCTCTGAACTATATGTTTCCAAGGGATATGACAGTTTTGTGTCATTGCCATTTTTGTAAAGGGCATAGCCAAACACTTTCTCAGCATCAATGGAGTCATTAGCACAATCCTCAAGACCTAATTCAATCAACTTGAGATAGCCTCCAGGCTGCAAGAGTTCACCAACAATTCTGTCCGGCTCGCTCAAGTCTCTTTCGATCACATGTACCCGCCGTCCTTCCTACATATTTATCAAGAATCAAAACTCCTGATCAACTTAAAAGGCCACATAATTACAACTTTGAGCTCCACCAGGACAACAAGATCCGAATGCGTAATTAGCCAAACTAATGACAAATACAAACTGCCCCAAAACCAAAGTTTATCAGTGTGAACAAGATTAATATTGACTGCACTATTGGAATTAGCTCGCCATATTAGAGCCAAAtcaaaaagacaaaaaacaaataaattggctTTGACAAAATCATCTATTGCTGAATCCTCATCTGTGTGGTTTATTTAAAATGCTAATTAGTTTTACTCTCTTGGACAAACGTTAGTGAAAATCATTTAAAAGCGAGTTTAGGGTTAATAGTaagatttattaatttttttccccGGTTGAAAATGATGCTTCAAGTAATTTTAAATCTGAAATTAAGTTCTAATTAAGGAAAAAACTAACCTATAGCCACAAGTTTACGCATATGGCAATTAActcgtttgtaattattttaCTTAAGGAAAATGATGCTTCACGTTAATCCACCATTTCCGGGGCATAGAAGATTCACAAAAACATTTCACCCTTTGTGATACTTTTAAGATTTCATTAAAatgtattaatttattaatttaccCTTTAATTCTTATGTCTTCTCCAACATGTATAAAAAAAAGAGGGACACTTTTTGGTATTACTGAAAGTTTCACTAAATTGGTCTTCTTCCGTTGTATATTGAGATGAATCaacaagaaataataaaaacctagtaaaaaattatttcttaTAGAATATTCAATCgtcttaaaataaacaaaaataaataaaaaactagaAAATGAAGATTATGAAGATAAAGAAAGGGAGAAATAATGATCACCTTCCCAAGAGTGTAAGCAAGAGCAGCACCAGCAACTCCGGCACCGACAATGACAACATCAGTACTTTTCTCAATCTCCGGCGTCAGAAAAACACCGGTTGCTGAAACATTCGCGACGTCATCGTCCTTCTTGTCCCCGTAGGTGGTGTTTATGAAGACGAAGAAAACAGAACTCAACAAAGAAACCAAGACGGCAGCAAGAACATACTCATAAACCATcttaatttaaataattaatctctacaatatagtgtgtttttttttacgtCTGGAATTTGGTTCTGAATATTTTGATTTGTGAATGTGAAGTGCTTAATGCTTATGATGGACGTTGAAGGGCAATTATATAGGAATGGGATACTGCAGTTGGTAGGCACCTGCTGCGGTGTTTCGggtgttttttttattgaatgaatttttggtgTTTAGGGTGTTTTTTTATTGAATGTATTTTTGGTACCGTAGTGCTTCTTTTattgaatgaatttttggtgGTGTGCGGATTATGTGAAAATATTGTGGGATAGAGGACAATGATAGTCACTTTGGGACAATTTAATGGTGTCACACTCAATCATGCATTAtgttatataaaaaatttagcctttACATTATATTAAATTGCATTCGGATTGCATTTTGATTATGGCTAATCTTTCTGAATTTACATGTTCAAGTTTTATATAATcattaaatatatacatatataaggtCTGTATTACGAGTTTACACATGTTTTGTTacatattttgtttcttgtagttctcatttagtaattttttttttaaatttgaattgtctatatttcaattcatcacttatttatagtgaaaaaaaatgaatgaataCGATTATACAAtgaaggaaagggatcctcccTGAATCCCTTCATCCTAATCCACCAAGTCCGGAGATCCGaaccattgaaatttaattcaactgctaaagttattataatttttaaagtgacCCCCTGTTTGTactcgtttgatcaaatttcaacggcacGGATCTTCAaacttggtggattaggaggaagggatctgGATCCCCATCCTACAATGAAACAATAAATGACTACAATTTAATTTAACAGTCATATTGTTTTGAGTTTAagtaattttttatataaataatatttgacaGAAGGCACACAAAGTAAACAATTAGATgttaaaatacatgaaaatgTTCCGAACTTATTAAAATAACACATGACTGGATTAAAGCTAACATATGACAATGGCATAGCATGATGACTGGGTCAACCAGTGTGGCATTGCCACTGAGACCGCTTGCTTGCACTCCCATTGAGACTAAGTTTGGTATGACTCCAACGTAAGTGGCGTGGGCATTAAGATGTCCGACACATAATAAATTacaaaccctttttttaatttttgatggGAGAATCTAGGAGCTGATTGAAGGCTGAGACAGTTATcagaaaataaattagttatttgtattttttttatcaattgtgtTGCAGCCTATTttattaaaagaataaaaaaagaatacaaCATTAAGAGATGAAGAATGATTTATGGAATCTTTTTAAAtcttgtgtctttatttatagtaaattAAGGAGAATTGTTTGTCATCCAAATAATACAATTCAAAGGAGAAAGACTCTTCTAGTACCTTAAATACAAGCTACTATGCATGGACGAAAGGAGATAAggcttagagcaactccagcgggGAGGTTGCTCGGGGGTCAGGCATTCAAACAGGACCAAATTGCTGGGGGGATAGGGTCCAATGTTGGGTAGCCCGAGTGATAGGCGAGGCCCGAGGAGCAAACCTGGCGTCGATTGCCAGCCCGAGGAGCAAGCCCGGCGTCGattgccagcccgagagcccgagGGCTACATTAGGCGCATGCGTTTCACGCACGTGTGGGCGCGCGTCTTCCGACAAAAAAACAAGGTTGGGGCCCGCGGTGCTTATTTTGAAATGTTACCGTCCCCATGTCTGTTCGATTGTAACAACCTTATtttatggaccgttggatttccaacggtaaaaaacatttaaaaatctcatttaatttcatccgtttgatctaagatcaacggtccacattATTAGGCTTTGTAAATTAGAAAAAAACAGTTAAAAATTCTGAAATGTTAccattgtgccacgtggcacaatctggagtgttggaattcaattttttttaaatccaacggcagagattaattaggtgattaaatttttttttaaatgtaaaaaattctttaaaatccgaaaaaaattatgaaaaattataaaaaaaatttgattttacttttttttataaataccttctcattatcttctaccttgCACCACAATTTcctattttctcaactactttcaaccacattcctatctttctctcaaagtttgaatccaatttttttccaacaaaatgactactcaaGCAGGCACGAATTggacgcttcttgaagatgttgcgttgtgtactagttgggttcaagttactcatgattcgtttacgggtaatgagatgcagttgtgaGAAATGTAGAGTCTTATTCAcaccaattatcttgagaaaatgggtgggcaaagaactaaagaatcgatgtccagtcgttggaaattacttagccaaGCGTTTACTACgtggagagacgccttggcacaagttagtggtaatcttcgaagtggggaaaatttagcggatcaggtaacaatatattatttatttgtttgtattatttaattgttagctactttcattataattatttgttagctatcttcattataattatttgtttgtattatttatttgttagctactttcattataattatttgtttgtattatttatatgttacctattttcattataattatttgtttgtattatttatttgttacctactttcattataattatttgtttgtattatttatttgttacctactttcattagaattatttgtttgtattatttatttgttacctattctCATTATAATGATTTATTCTCCTGCATTGTGTaggaacttcaagcacaagcttggtatggtgccaaaaccaaaagcaaaaacaagacATTCACCCGGtttgaatgttggaatattatcaaagattgtcctaaattcaaagttgtgcctGTCGGTTCATAAGTTTTCATGAACAACACTCATctacactctacacccgatcatgCCTCGCATGatcatgatgaagatgatgcagaagAAGTTCCTGAAACGCCCCCCgttgaacaagcgtcggggtcaACCCGTtttccaattaggcctcaaggtaagaaggcttcaaagagaaaaggtaatgcttccaagaatgcttatgcaaagtatatggaagaCCTTGCCCACCAAGGTGAATTAACTTTGGCCCCGGAAATGGCTAAATTTGAAGCTAATAAGGCCAGAGAGGATGCAAAAGCTGCAGCTCTTGAGAAAAAATTTGAagctaatgagagagaaagagaactagttcggcaagaaagggaacataaaagagaagaaagaatggctgaACAAGATCGTAACATTATGAAGGagcctttagaagggaagtctccaaACTCTAAATATTTTGGAAGTCGGAGAAAGCAGACATGATGCGAAGGAGgtgtgcaagagaagcgagagtaagaggagatggtcctagcacgataagagaagatcatcctagcacGACAAATTGGTTAGGTGATGATTATCCATTCACGaacccataattttccaatcaattcgggttgtaatttctcatttgggttgtaatttcttattcattgaatatagtactttatgttgtttcaaatttattgaatttagtactttatttaaactaagagtatatttatttaatttggttatttattgaatttagtactttatgctgtttccaatttatttaatttagtactttattcaaaacacatttaaacacaccaaataaaataacatcaacacaccaaaaaaacacaccaaataaaattacatcaaTATACCAAAATTACAATTCAACTTACtcaatgaactaaaaaaacacaccacataaaataaaataaacacaccaaataaaaacaaatactaATGAACTTAAGTATCTTCAACACCCCTCAattcccactggtgctctatcaagttaATTTGGCgggcattgtgcatatatggcctttgaagtgtagtatatcgttgaatgaccctATCATTGTAACATCCATCCCTTTgtaatggctcgtgttgcacgggttcttcggtggcattatgagcacaatatatttgtGTTCTAGAATTGTTCATtgtgtctggctcatattcatcaacagcatcataatcgtactcatcttccacaatcatgttgtgaagaatgatgcacgtcatcatgatggattgaagcgactctacatcaaacattctggcagcacccctAACAATAGCC
This is a stretch of genomic DNA from Malus domestica chromosome 02, GDT2T_hap1. It encodes these proteins:
- the LOC103410774 gene encoding squalene monooxygenase SE1-like, producing MVYEYVLAAVLVSLLSSVFFVFINTTYGDKKDDDVANVSATGVFLTPEIEKSTDVVIVGAGVAGAALAYTLGKEGRRVHVIERDLSEPDRIVGELLQPGGYLKLIELGLEDCANDSIDAEKVFGYALYKNGNDTKLSYPLETYSSEIAGRSFHNGRFIQRMRERAAALPNVKLEQGTVTTLLEEKGTIQGVMYKNKAGEEMITYAPLTIVCDGCFSNLRRSISSPNIENPSCFVGLILENCELPHANHGHVILGDPSPILFYPISSTEVRCLVDVPGTKIPSVANGEMAQYLKTVVAPQVPHQLSKAFLAAVDKGIIRTMQNKSMPAAPQPTPGAILLGDAFNMRHPLTGGGMTVALSDIVLLRDLLRPLSDFNDAPALCNYLESFYTLRKPVSSTINTLAGALYKVFCTSPDPARQEMREACFDYLSLGGVCSNGPISLLSGLNPRPISLFLHFFAVAVYGVGRLMIPFPTPKRLWLGARLILSASGIIFPIIKAEGVRQMFFPATMPAYYRVPPVRTKIETSTKYTLRSTNLYRISGCLHKK